One Jeotgalibaca porci genomic region harbors:
- a CDS encoding zinc metalloprotease, which yields MKITSKLLTFVAVLALGAGYLVGNDLTIQGFVNSVPFIQLAIVALIAVYSSYVHIILHELGHYVFGKMTGYQLIYFQLPYFRYEAKKKTFSKLGNRIPGMMGQCLMQPPVKGTYKEKPYFLYLAGGLIVNFLTASLFYLGSFIIPGTISFTFFALSIPPFLLFMANVLPYSFTDGGVIRELRKSEVSRTLYFKQLELAALFEEGKEFSEIPDSYFSEIGDGTYTESKMGEYILLIAYQKYVAELDFEKADKLLQAYQANWNYLASPYARILASEILFIHAIFGRKKEAEQLMAQIESYPLLKNYYDHSKVTKAAYQFFVKTNVAEATKNLNQTSTNSEAGFNEAELSLRDNLVNWLESYLGSEVR from the coding sequence ATGAAAATCACTTCCAAATTACTAACGTTTGTAGCGGTTTTAGCATTGGGAGCAGGCTATCTGGTTGGGAATGATTTGACGATACAGGGATTTGTTAATTCTGTTCCCTTCATTCAATTGGCTATCGTTGCTTTGATTGCGGTCTATTCCAGTTATGTGCATATCATTTTGCACGAACTGGGACATTATGTTTTTGGGAAAATGACCGGATATCAACTAATTTATTTCCAACTGCCGTATTTCCGATATGAAGCAAAAAAGAAGACATTTTCCAAGCTTGGAAATCGCATACCCGGAATGATGGGACAATGCCTGATGCAGCCGCCAGTTAAAGGTACTTATAAGGAGAAACCGTATTTTCTTTATTTAGCGGGTGGGTTAATTGTTAACTTTCTAACTGCTTCCTTGTTTTACTTGGGTTCATTTATTATTCCTGGAACAATAAGCTTCACTTTTTTTGCGCTAAGTATACCGCCATTTCTCTTATTTATGGCGAATGTCCTGCCTTATTCATTTACCGATGGCGGTGTTATTCGTGAACTACGTAAGTCAGAAGTCTCACGTACGCTCTACTTTAAGCAACTCGAATTAGCGGCATTGTTCGAAGAAGGGAAAGAATTTTCGGAGATTCCCGATTCTTACTTCTCTGAAATTGGGGATGGCACGTATACAGAATCAAAAATGGGCGAGTATATCTTACTGATTGCTTATCAAAAGTATGTAGCAGAACTGGATTTTGAAAAAGCTGATAAACTTTTACAAGCCTATCAAGCAAATTGGAACTACTTAGCTTCTCCGTATGCCCGTATTCTTGCGAGTGAAATCTTGTTTATCCATGCAATTTTTGGACGTAAAAAAGAAGCGGAGCAACTGATGGCTCAAATTGAATCGTATCCATTACTAAAAAATTATTATGACCATTCAAAAGTAACTAAGGCCGCGTATCAATTTTTCGTAAAGACAAACGTAGCAGAAGCGACAAAGAACTTGAATCAAACTTCAACAAACAGTGAAGCAGGTTTTAATGAAGCGGAACTCTCCCTGCGAGATAATCTCGTGAATTGGCTCGAAAGCTACCTGGGTTCAGAGGTACGATAG